CTCATGAGCCATTCCTGCCGCTAACTGACCTACTGTGGCCATCTTTTCCTCATGGATTAAATGATCTCTGCTGGCTTTCAATTCTGCAAGGCGCTTCTGCAGTTCTTCATTAGTCTTTTGAAGCTCTTCAGTCCTCTCCTCCACCTTTTGCAATAATTCCTCATTTAGTTTTTCAACACTTACAAGAGAATCGATTAACGCCAAATTCTGTTCATCATTCATTCTTATATTATCATTCAGTGTTCTCTTGTAATCTATTATTCGACCTCCCCAAAAAAATGCAACAGGAATCAACATTATTGATAAGATTGATAATTGAAATATGCTAATTATTTCCCATTGTAATAGCAAATAAGATAAATATACCACAATGAGTCCCCCTAGTAAAGCATAAAACCTGAGCCTCTTATATGCATAATTAATCCACCTTACTTCGTAAATACATGAATCCGCTCCCTCCGCAGCACACTGAGTCTCTGTAATTTTAGCATAAGGCAAATTCCAGAATGTCGGCACAGCGCATAGCTGTCCCTTGACATTAAGACAATTATTCTTATCCTGCTTTAAGTCGTCTTTCAGCCGAAAATCAATAACTGCTTTATTTCTCTTAAAAAATAAGAGTCTAAAGTTTCCAACTCTTGCCCAATGATCAATAAACCTGCTGCAATTTTTGTAAAAAGTAATAGGTGACGGGAAAATATTCATTATCGTTTTAAGAATGCCCCAAGTCTCAATAAATCTGACTGCATTCAATCCGTATGTATAGGGTGTTTTCGGGTCTCCTGTATACTCAACCATCGCTTTAAGCAAATTACAGAAATATTCATAGCTTACCCAGTTGTCATTCTTTTCAAAAAATTCCAAAGGCATTCCAGTACCTTCAATGAGTTTCCTTAACTCCTCCTTTCCATACTCCTCTTCAAATGAATATAATAAATGATTTACTACTGTAAGACCAAAATCCATTCTTGTATTTTTTGGATCAATAGCAACGTTTTTCATAAAAATTCCTTCTTAAATTATTCTCATTTTATAGCATTGAAGATAGGCACAATGTAGCTAAATTATTTAAATCATATTTTCCCGATC
This genomic window from Spirochaetota bacterium contains:
- a CDS encoding histidine kinase dimerization/phospho-acceptor domain-containing protein produces the protein MKNVAIDPKNTRMDFGLTVVNHLLYSFEEEYGKEELRKLIEGTGMPLEFFEKNDNWVSYEYFCNLLKAMVEYTGDPKTPYTYGLNAVRFIETWGILKTIMNIFPSPITFYKNCSRFIDHWARVGNFRLLFFKRNKAVIDFRLKDDLKQDKNNCLNVKGQLCAVPTFWNLPYAKITETQCAAEGADSCIYEVRWINYAYKRLRFYALLGGLIVVYLSYLLLQWEIISIFQLSILSIMLIPVAFFWGGRIIDYKRTLNDNIRMNDEQNLALIDSLVSVEKLNEELLQKVEERTEELQKTNEELQKRLAELKASRDHLIHEEKMATVGQLAAGMAHELNNPVGAVRSYVQDVLEDISNDDLRWDHLNSIVKSTSECKDIVNELLSFSRESDSLSLIDLDFNEILEIITTKIKVENPYLDVTILKELSPNLPTIKADSMQMKQVFIYIFRKAMEPIKKEGRIFVKTNNTADNVIVEISNNDKCVSEDDLNIAFDPFSIKKEYGERSALGLAISYNIIKRFNGDMIVNNESGRGTKYTVIIPYNQ